From Temnothorax longispinosus isolate EJ_2023e chromosome 3, Tlon_JGU_v1, whole genome shotgun sequence, one genomic window encodes:
- the LOC139809429 gene encoding uncharacterized protein, translating into MATGDAVVIKTIPTTLEIERFDPTKGLWTPWLLQFEGAMKIFNIENEARVPYLLHYVGSAPFAVLYNRLSPDNPYEARYDVIKKTLQEFYEPKPQPVAENYKLMTRKQQEGKSIMDYVAALQQLSLNCKLGDALIVLRNVFVCGIRNKRIQNRLLEVQDIGDITWEKAIQLASTMETSEKGTKQIQGEEATALVSTGATKKRIPSYQDKTKKFSNANSKSSVAKKTKKMYQVIRVNNKNVKFEIDSGSCVTLMSESQARKLFKGERIFQTDMNLVTYTRTPIPLLGYIKVKVRNGKTMRRLRLYITQVDREPVLGREWISQLKSITIFPSMKQITECDNSGIRSLLKDFPNITLPTVDKISNIQARLNLKPGVNPVFLKARTVPFRLREKVEKELDKLVQLGILEKVDYADWATPIVPVLKKNNEVRICGDYSVTLNPNFNVNIHPLPTPDELFTQMAGECEKSFQAAKEAFASPKCLVHFDPRLPITLATDASAYGVGAVLSQFIRMAQREQYILLEEFTLLNGVIFRNHRVVIPFQLRKQILRELHEGHFGIVRMKHLARSYVWWNKIDKDIEEISKNCVNCNRFKNNPPKINHIWEPTETPFERVHADFADDGREWKRHVNQLRKIGENTPSSPEDYITLDYTPPENVRGNTNDCEERGSSSDTNVHDSSSDSDSSTLRNNSNSANVTIRNASQYANTYSSVKTSLKPVPESLTPKRPSRTVKIPERLRDCNMPKTPFHKLSKKVKRQKVNVEVVEKLNSTDSLIEFDQSHIQQAHVSVKKAKIP; encoded by the exons ATGGCTACAGGGGATGCAGTCGTTATAAAAACAATTCCTACCACGTTGGAGATCGAACGTTTCGATCCAACGAAAGGACTGTGGACACCATGGCTATTACAATTTGAAGGGGccatgaaaattttcaatatagaAAATGAAGCTCGTGTCCCATATCTTCTTCACTACGTTGGTTCAGCACCGTTTGCAGTGTTATACAACCGATTATCGCCTGATAATCCGTACGAGGCCCGGTATGACGTCATTAAGAAGACGTTACAAGAATTTTACGAGCCGAAACCACAACCAGTGgcagaaaattacaaattaatgacCCGGAAGCAGCAGGAAGGCAAATCAATTATGGATTACGTCGCTGCGTTACAACAGTTATCGCTCAATTGTAAATTGGGAGACGCACTGATAGTTCTTAGGAACGTATTTGTGTGCGGAATTCGAAATAAACGAATCCAGAACAGACTGTTGGAAGTTCAGGATATTGGGGACATCACCTGGGAGAAGGCGATCCAATTGGCATCTACGATGGAAACCTCGGAAAAAGGGACAAAGCAGATCCAGGGCGAGGAAGCTACAGCACTAGTCAGCACGGGTGCAACGAAGAAGAGGATCCCGTCATACCAAGATAAgacaaagaaattttcaaacgcGAATAGTAAGAGTAGCGTTGCGAAAAAGACC aagaaaatgtaCCAAGTGATTCGCGTTAATAACAAGAATGTTAAGTTCGAAATAGATAGTGGATCATGCGTGACATTAATGTCGGAATCTCAAGCGAGAAAATTGTTCAAAGgcgaaagaatttttcaaacagaTATGAATTTAGTTACGTACACTAGAACGCCTATTCCATTGTTAGGATACATTAAAGTTAAAGTACGAAATGGTAAGACAATGCGCAGATTACGATTATACATCACGCAGGTTGATAGAGAACCAGTATTAGGGCGAGAGTGGATTTCTCAATTAAAGTCAATAACTATTTTTCCTTCGATGAAACAGATCACAGAGTGTGATAATTCAGGAATACGGTCATTACTAAAAGATTTTCCGAACATTACGCTTCCAACGGTGGATAAGATTTCAAATATTCAGGCGAGATTAAATCTCAAGCCTGGGGTTAATCCGGTATTTCTCAAGGCGAGAACAGTTCCATTTCGTTTACGTGAAAAAGTTGAGAAAGAATTAGACAAGTTGGTTCAATTAGGTATACTTGAAAAAGTAGATTATGCAGATTGGGCGACACCGATCGTACCAGTTCTTAAGAAGAACAATGAAGTTCGAATTTGCGGGGATTATAGTGTAACCCTTAACCCAAattttaatgtcaatattCATCCTTTGCCAACGCCTGATGAATTATTTACTCAAATGGCGGGAG aatgtgaaaaaagttttcaagCTGCGAAAGAAGCTTTTGCCAGTCCTAAATGTTTAGTTCATTTTGACCCTAGATTACCTATTACGTTAGCTACGGATGCTAGTGCATATGGGGTCGGCGCAGTTTTGTCACAGTTTATCCGGATGGCTCAGAGAGAGCAATACA ttcTTTTAGAGGAATTTACATTGTTAAACGGAGTTATATTTAGAAACCATAGAGTGGTAATTCCTTTTCAGTTACGAAAGCAAATTCTTAGAGAATTGCATGAAGGTCATTTCGGTATAGTGCGTATGAAACATTTAGCACGAAGTTACGTATGGTGGAATAAAATCGACAAGGATATCGaagaaatttcaaagaattgcgTGAATTGTAATAGATTCAAGAATAATCCACCAAAGATAAACCATATATGGGAACCAACGGAAACTCCATTTGAAAGAGTACATGCGGATTTTGCAG ATGACGGACGCGAGTGGAAACGTCACGTTAATCAGTTAAGGAAAATAGGTGAGAATACTCCTAGTAGTCCAGAAGACTACATTACGTTAGATTACACTCCGCCAGAGAATGTGCGCGGAAATACAAATGATTGTGAGGAACGCGGAAGTTCCAGTGATACAAATGTACATGATAGCTCAAGCGATAGTGATAGTTCTACATTAAGGAATAATTCGAATAGTGCAAATGTTACGATAAGAAATGCGA GCCAGTACGCCAATACATACTCCTCTGTTAAAACCTCACTGAAACCAGTTCCAGAAAGCCTCACTCCCAAGAGACCCTCACGAACAGTTAAGATTCCCGAACGTCTTAGGGATTGC AACATGCCAAAAACACCGTTTCATAAGCTTTCCAAGAAAGTTAAAAGGCAGAAAGTGAATGTTGAAGTTGTAGAAAAACTCAATTCAACAGATTCTTTGATTGAATTCGATCAATCGCATATTCAGCAAGCACATGTTTCCGTTAAAAAAGCCAAAATTCCGTAA